In Streptomyces nodosus, one DNA window encodes the following:
- a CDS encoding alpha/beta hydrolase: MPNRHRIRATTLAATAAVLVSFPLIGRATAPTAASPPPSTLNLSSQTLNWKDCPAPSASEGGGSAPVPLPTGGRWQCATMRTPLNWNDPKGATIGIALIRVKASGPPEQRIGSLIFNFGGPGGSGVSTLPSFAPDYTTLGTRYDLVSFDPRGVGRSAGVICENDQQLDTYFQQDAVPSTAAEQQSYLNAIRQFNHACEVNAGRLLPYLRTTDAARDMDLMRQVLGDARLHYFGISYGTELGGVYAHLFPQNVGRMVLDAVVDPTQSPAESALGQARGFQRALEDYARNCVAQSAGCPVGSTAQDVQNRIVALLKSLDSKPLPGLPPRVLTRTAATSGIAQALYSKAFWTYLTVGLQQAYAGDGKVLMLLADAMNGRNESGQYNNLMSANVSINCADQRARYTVADVKAKLPQFRAASPVFGDFLAWGMLSCTDWPVAGAAAHADVSAPGSAPILVVGNTGDPATPYEGTRRMVQALGPGVAVELTFKGEGHGSYDSGNACVQDVVNNYLLHGKVPPAGKVCT, encoded by the coding sequence ATGCCGAACCGTCACCGGATCCGCGCCACCACCCTGGCCGCCACCGCCGCCGTCCTCGTGTCCTTCCCACTGATAGGCCGTGCCACCGCTCCCACGGCCGCGAGCCCCCCGCCTTCGACGCTCAACCTGTCCAGTCAGACGCTGAACTGGAAGGACTGCCCCGCGCCGTCGGCCTCGGAGGGCGGCGGCAGCGCCCCCGTTCCCCTGCCGACCGGCGGCCGTTGGCAGTGCGCCACCATGAGGACGCCCCTGAACTGGAACGACCCCAAGGGCGCCACCATCGGCATCGCACTGATCCGGGTGAAGGCCAGCGGCCCCCCGGAGCAGCGCATAGGCTCCCTCATCTTCAACTTCGGCGGCCCCGGCGGCTCCGGGGTCAGCACCCTGCCGTCCTTCGCCCCCGACTACACGACCCTCGGCACCCGTTACGACCTGGTGAGCTTCGACCCCCGCGGGGTCGGCCGCAGCGCGGGCGTGATCTGCGAGAACGATCAGCAGCTGGACACCTACTTCCAGCAGGACGCGGTGCCTTCCACCGCGGCCGAGCAGCAGTCGTATCTGAACGCCATCCGGCAGTTCAACCATGCCTGCGAGGTCAACGCCGGGAGGCTGCTCCCCTATCTGCGCACCACCGACGCCGCCCGCGACATGGACCTGATGCGCCAGGTGCTCGGCGATGCCAGGCTGCACTACTTCGGCATCTCCTACGGCACCGAACTCGGCGGCGTCTACGCACATCTGTTCCCTCAGAATGTGGGGCGGATGGTGCTCGACGCGGTCGTCGACCCGACCCAGAGCCCGGCGGAGAGTGCGCTCGGACAGGCCAGGGGCTTCCAGCGCGCACTCGAGGACTACGCCCGCAACTGCGTCGCACAGAGCGCGGGATGCCCGGTCGGCAGCACCGCGCAGGATGTGCAGAACCGGATCGTCGCCCTGCTCAAGAGCCTCGACAGCAAGCCGCTCCCCGGGCTTCCTCCCCGTGTGCTGACCCGGACCGCCGCGACCAGCGGCATCGCCCAGGCCCTCTACTCCAAGGCCTTCTGGACCTACCTCACCGTGGGGCTGCAACAGGCATACGCCGGTGACGGCAAGGTGCTGATGCTGCTGGCGGACGCCATGAACGGGCGCAACGAGAGCGGCCAGTACAACAACCTCATGTCCGCGAACGTCTCCATCAACTGCGCGGACCAGAGAGCGAGATACACCGTCGCCGATGTGAAGGCGAAGCTGCCGCAGTTCCGGGCCGCCTCCCCGGTGTTCGGCGACTTCCTGGCCTGGGGCATGCTCAGTTGCACCGACTGGCCGGTGGCGGGAGCCGCCGCCCACGCGGACGTGAGCGCGCCCGGTTCCGCCCCGATCCTGGTGGTCGGCAACACCGGCGACCCGGCCACCCCGTACGAGGGCACCCGGAGGATGGTGCAGGCGCTCGGCCCGGGGGTCGCCGTCGAGCTGACCTTCAAGGGTGAGGGGCACGGCTCGTACGACAGCGGCAACGCGTGTGTGCAGGACGTCGTGAACAACTATCTGCTGCACGGGAAGGTCCCTCCGGCGGGCAAGGTCTGCACCTAG